One genomic segment of Streptomyces sp. RerS4 includes these proteins:
- a CDS encoding YbdD/YjiX family protein gives MSGVRAALAKARFFVREFSGEAAYDRYVAHARAHDPRAEVLTRRAFERARTDAREADPREGFRCC, from the coding sequence GTGAGCGGGGTGCGCGCGGCGCTGGCGAAGGCCCGGTTCTTCGTACGGGAGTTCTCGGGCGAGGCGGCGTACGACCGCTACGTCGCCCACGCCCGCGCGCACGACCCGCGGGCCGAGGTGCTGACCCGCCGCGCCTTCGAACGCGCCCGCACCGACGCCCGTGAGGCCGATCCCCGCGAGGGCTTCCGCTGCTGCTGA
- a CDS encoding sugar ABC transporter permease, with amino-acid sequence MTVHSQGATTRAPQDAPPKPAGRTKAPGAATGPSSPSPRGGRKSLPSGWLPYLLILPAVLSLATLLLYPLIKNVILSFQDINRIEFVRREYPWAGLENYTQLLGDSNFWTVVLRSFGFTLANVALIMLIGSLVGILLNRLGKWMRLVLSMALVMAWAMPIVASVQVFQWLFDEQFGVINWVMRSAGFAGYDQHNWFETGLSTLVIVTILVVWGSIPFVALNMYAGLTTVGAELYEAARMDGANGWQTFWKVVFPQLKPFFLITTFLEVIWVFKAFTQVYAMNKGGPDRASEILPVFAYVEGQSQFHYGLAAAISVLTIAILIVVMSFYFRLILKQEEEQ; translated from the coding sequence ATGACCGTGCACTCCCAGGGAGCGACGACCCGCGCTCCACAGGACGCACCACCGAAGCCCGCCGGCCGGACGAAGGCGCCCGGCGCCGCGACCGGCCCCAGCAGTCCGTCTCCTCGCGGGGGCAGAAAGTCGCTGCCCTCCGGGTGGCTGCCGTACCTGCTCATCCTGCCCGCGGTCCTCAGCCTCGCGACCCTGCTGCTGTATCCGCTGATCAAGAACGTGATCCTGTCCTTCCAGGACATCAACCGGATCGAGTTCGTCCGGCGCGAGTACCCGTGGGCCGGCCTGGAGAACTACACCCAGCTGCTCGGGGACTCGAACTTCTGGACCGTGGTCCTGCGCAGCTTCGGGTTCACCCTCGCCAACGTCGCGCTGATCATGCTGATCGGCAGCCTCGTCGGCATCCTGCTCAACCGCCTCGGCAAGTGGATGCGCCTGGTCCTTTCGATGGCGCTGGTGATGGCCTGGGCGATGCCCATCGTCGCCTCCGTCCAGGTCTTCCAGTGGCTCTTCGACGAGCAGTTCGGCGTCATCAACTGGGTGATGCGCTCCGCCGGCTTCGCGGGCTACGACCAGCACAACTGGTTCGAGACGGGCCTGTCCACCCTGGTGATCGTCACGATCCTGGTGGTCTGGGGCTCGATCCCCTTCGTCGCCCTCAACATGTACGCCGGCCTCACCACCGTCGGCGCCGAGCTGTACGAGGCCGCCCGCATGGACGGCGCCAACGGCTGGCAGACCTTCTGGAAGGTCGTCTTCCCGCAGCTCAAGCCGTTCTTCCTGATCACCACCTTCCTTGAGGTGATCTGGGTCTTCAAGGCCTTCACCCAGGTCTACGCGATGAACAAGGGCGGCCCCGACCGCGCCTCCGAGATCCTCCCGGTCTTCGCCTACGTCGAGGGCCAGAGCCAGTTCCACTACGGCCTCGCCGCCGCCATCTCCGTCCTGACGATCGCCATCCTCATCGTCGTCATGTCCTTCTACTTCCGCCTGATCCTGAAGCAGGAGGAGGAGCAGTGA
- a CDS encoding carbohydrate ABC transporter permease, whose protein sequence is MRTRRPLRPATVAKNVGALLLALVFVFPVYWMFSSSLKPSSEILAKDPVFVFTPTLENFDKATGVDNFWTYVTNSLVVTVGAVLLALLVALAASFAIARMRFKGRKGLVLAVMMAQMAPWEVMVIAMYMIVRDAEMLNNIGVLTAIYFVMVLPFTIWTLRGFIAAVPVTLEEAAQIDGCTRGQAFRKVIFPLLAPGLMSTSLFGFITAWNEFAMVLILSKDKTAQTLPLWLTEFKTAFGNDWGATMAASSLFAVPVLIIFIFLQRKAVGGMTAGAVKG, encoded by the coding sequence CTGCGCACCCGTCGCCCGCTGCGCCCCGCCACCGTCGCCAAGAACGTCGGCGCCCTGCTCCTGGCCCTCGTCTTCGTCTTCCCCGTGTACTGGATGTTCTCCTCGTCGCTCAAGCCGTCGAGCGAGATCCTCGCCAAGGACCCGGTGTTCGTCTTCACGCCGACGCTGGAGAACTTCGACAAGGCCACCGGGGTCGACAACTTCTGGACGTACGTCACCAACAGCCTCGTCGTCACCGTCGGCGCCGTCCTGCTGGCCCTGCTCGTCGCCCTCGCCGCGAGCTTCGCCATCGCCCGCATGCGCTTCAAGGGCCGCAAGGGCCTCGTCCTCGCCGTGATGATGGCGCAGATGGCCCCCTGGGAGGTCATGGTCATCGCGATGTACATGATCGTCCGCGACGCCGAGATGCTGAACAACATCGGCGTGCTGACCGCCATCTACTTCGTGATGGTCCTCCCCTTCACCATCTGGACCCTGCGCGGCTTCATCGCCGCCGTCCCGGTGACCCTGGAGGAGGCCGCCCAGATCGACGGCTGCACCCGCGGCCAGGCGTTCCGCAAGGTGATCTTCCCGCTGCTGGCGCCCGGCCTGATGTCCACCTCGCTCTTCGGCTTCATCACCGCCTGGAACGAGTTCGCGATGGTCCTGATCCTCAGCAAGGACAAGACCGCGCAGACCCTCCCGCTGTGGCTCACCGAGTTCAAGACCGCCTTCGGCAACGACTGGGGCGCCACCATGGCCGCGTCCTCCCTCTTCGCGGTCCCGGTCCTGATCATCTTCATCTTCCTCCAGCGCAAGGCCGTCGGCGGCATGACCGCCGGCGCCGTGAAGGGATAA
- a CDS encoding GNAT family N-acetyltransferase, translating to MDIVIRTAVPEDYAELGALTAQAYLDDGLLGDNRDDTYERALRDVAGRAEEAEVLVATLDGVLLGGVTFAPPGSRMADVAGPGEAEFRMLTVARAGRGRGAGEALVRACVQRARAIEGVTRLVLSTQAQSAAAHRIYERLGFVRTPERDWSPVPEVPLLTYALELDVPER from the coding sequence ATGGACATCGTGATCAGAACAGCCGTGCCCGAGGACTACGCGGAGCTGGGCGCGCTCACCGCGCAGGCCTACCTTGACGACGGCCTCCTGGGCGACAACCGGGACGACACCTACGAGCGGGCGCTGCGCGACGTCGCTGGGCGGGCCGAGGAGGCCGAGGTGCTCGTCGCCACGCTGGACGGCGTCCTGCTCGGCGGGGTGACCTTCGCGCCGCCCGGCAGCCGCATGGCCGACGTCGCCGGGCCGGGCGAGGCCGAGTTCCGGATGCTGACCGTGGCCCGCGCCGGACGCGGCCGGGGCGCCGGCGAGGCCCTCGTGCGGGCCTGCGTCCAGCGCGCCCGAGCCATCGAAGGGGTGACCCGACTGGTGCTCTCCACCCAGGCCCAAAGCGCCGCCGCGCACCGGATCTACGAGCGGCTGGGCTTCGTACGGACACCCGAGCGGGACTGGTCCCCCGTCCCCGAGGTGCCGCTGTTGACCTACGCGCTGGAGCTGGACGTACCCGAGCGGTAG
- a CDS encoding ribonucleoside-diphosphate reductase subunit alpha produces the protein MTIAPSAPRAESVSGDNTEGPGATLLRTLTELTADLPDTDPGRVAAAALRGRSSTADEAELRGLATEAAAGLISEDPAYSRLAARLLTLAVAEEAAGQGSVSFAESVAVGHREGLIADRTAEFVATHAARLNSLVEHALAEGADDRFGFFGLRTLHSRYLLRHPITRRVIETPQYFMLRVACGLAEDESVQAVEEVASLYRLMSRLDYLPSSPTLFNSGTRHPQMSSCYLLDSPLDELDSIYDRYHQVARLSKHAGGIGLSYSRIRARGSLIRGTNGHSNGIVPFLKTLDASVAAVNQGGRRKGAAAVYLETWHADIEEFLELRDNTGEDQRRTHNLNLAHWVPDEFMRRVNADADWSLFSPADVPELVDLWGDDFDAAYRKAEAAGLARKTMPARDLYGRMMRTLAQTGQGWMTFKDASNRTANQTAEPGTVVHSSNLCTEIIEVTNDGETAVCNLGSVNLGAFVVDGGIDWERLDETVRTAVTFLDRVVDINFYPTEQAGRSNSRWRPVGLGAMGLQDVFFKLKLPFDSPEAKALSTKLSERIMLAAYEASCDLAERSGPLPAWEQTRTARGVLHPDHYDVELNWPERWDALRARIAKSGMRNSLLLAIAPTATIASIAGVYECIEPQVSNLFKRETLSGEFLQVNAYLVEELKRLGVWDAQTREALRDASGSVQGFGWIPAEVRELYRTAWEIPQRGLIDMAAARTPFLDQAQSLNLFLETPTIGKLSSMYAYAWKQGLKTTYYLRSRPATKIARAASGAAVPAAATPLPQAVDADALACSLENPESCEACQ, from the coding sequence GTGACCATCGCGCCTTCCGCACCGCGCGCCGAGTCCGTTTCTGGCGACAACACCGAGGGCCCGGGGGCCACGCTGCTGCGTACCCTCACCGAGCTGACGGCCGACCTCCCCGACACCGACCCCGGACGGGTCGCCGCCGCCGCCCTGCGCGGCCGCAGCTCCACCGCCGACGAGGCCGAACTGCGCGGGCTCGCCACCGAGGCCGCCGCCGGCCTGATCTCCGAGGACCCGGCCTACTCCCGCCTCGCCGCCCGCCTGTTGACGCTGGCCGTCGCCGAGGAGGCCGCGGGCCAGGGCTCCGTCTCCTTCGCCGAGTCCGTCGCCGTCGGCCACCGCGAGGGCCTGATCGCCGACCGCACCGCCGAGTTCGTCGCCACGCACGCCGCCCGCCTGAACTCGCTCGTCGAGCACGCCCTCGCCGAGGGCGCCGACGACCGCTTCGGCTTCTTCGGCCTGCGCACCCTGCACAGCCGCTACCTGCTGCGCCACCCGATCACCCGCCGGGTCATCGAGACCCCGCAGTACTTCATGCTGCGCGTGGCCTGCGGTCTGGCCGAGGACGAGTCCGTCCAGGCCGTCGAGGAAGTGGCCTCGCTCTACCGGCTGATGAGCCGCCTCGACTACCTGCCGTCCTCCCCCACGCTCTTCAACTCCGGCACCCGCCACCCGCAGATGTCCTCCTGCTACCTGCTGGACTCCCCGCTGGACGAGCTGGACTCGATCTACGACCGCTACCACCAGGTCGCCCGCCTCTCCAAGCACGCCGGCGGCATCGGCCTGTCGTACTCCCGCATCCGCGCCCGCGGTTCGCTGATCCGCGGCACCAACGGCCACTCCAACGGCATCGTGCCGTTCCTGAAGACCCTCGACGCCTCCGTCGCCGCCGTGAACCAGGGCGGTCGCCGCAAGGGCGCCGCCGCCGTCTACCTGGAGACCTGGCACGCGGACATCGAGGAGTTCCTGGAGCTGCGCGACAACACCGGCGAGGACCAGCGCCGTACGCACAACCTGAACCTCGCCCACTGGGTGCCGGACGAGTTCATGCGCCGCGTGAACGCCGACGCCGACTGGTCGCTGTTCTCCCCCGCCGACGTCCCCGAGCTGGTCGACCTGTGGGGCGACGACTTCGACGCCGCCTACCGCAAGGCCGAGGCGGCGGGCCTGGCCCGCAAGACCATGCCCGCCCGCGACCTGTACGGCCGGATGATGCGCACCCTCGCGCAGACCGGCCAGGGCTGGATGACCTTCAAGGACGCCTCCAACCGCACGGCGAACCAGACCGCCGAGCCGGGCACCGTCGTCCACTCCTCCAACCTCTGCACCGAGATCATCGAGGTCACCAACGACGGCGAGACCGCCGTCTGCAACCTCGGCTCGGTCAACCTCGGCGCGTTCGTGGTCGACGGCGGGATCGACTGGGAGCGGCTGGACGAGACCGTCCGCACCGCCGTGACCTTCCTCGACCGCGTGGTGGACATCAACTTCTACCCGACCGAGCAGGCCGGCCGCTCCAACTCCCGCTGGCGCCCGGTGGGTCTCGGCGCGATGGGCCTCCAGGACGTCTTCTTCAAGCTGAAGCTGCCCTTCGACTCCCCCGAGGCGAAGGCCCTGTCGACCAAGCTGTCCGAGCGCATCATGCTCGCCGCCTACGAGGCCTCCTGCGACCTCGCCGAGCGCAGCGGCCCCCTCCCGGCCTGGGAGCAGACCCGCACCGCCCGCGGCGTCCTGCACCCGGACCACTACGACGTCGAGCTGAACTGGCCCGAACGCTGGGACGCCCTGCGCGCCCGTATCGCGAAGTCCGGCATGCGCAACTCCCTGCTGCTGGCCATCGCCCCGACGGCGACGATCGCCTCCATCGCGGGCGTGTACGAGTGCATCGAGCCGCAGGTCTCCAACCTCTTCAAGCGCGAGACCCTGTCCGGCGAGTTCCTCCAGGTGAACGCCTACCTGGTGGAGGAGCTGAAGCGGCTCGGCGTGTGGGACGCGCAGACCCGCGAGGCGCTGCGCGACGCCTCCGGCTCCGTCCAGGGCTTCGGCTGGATCCCGGCCGAGGTCCGCGAGCTGTACCGCACCGCCTGGGAGATCCCGCAGCGCGGCCTGATCGACATGGCGGCGGCCCGTACGCCGTTCCTGGACCAGGCGCAGTCGCTGAACCTGTTCCTGGAGACGCCCACCATCGGCAAGCTCAGCTCGATGTACGCGTACGCCTGGAAGCAGGGCCTGAAGACCACGTACTACCTGCGCTCGCGCCCGGCGACGAAGATCGCCCGCGCCGCGTCCGGTGCCGCCGTCCCGGCCGCCGCGACCCCCCTCCCGCAGGCCGTCGACGCCGACGCGCTGGCCTGCTCCCTTGAGAACCCCGAGTCCTGCGAGGCCTGCCAGTAA
- a CDS encoding glycoside hydrolase family 3 protein, which yields MTVLAHRTDTLTRDALAVLQPGFEGTTAPAWLLRRVGEGLTAVGLFGRNIASAEQLAALTERLRRERDDVLVAIDEEGGDVTRLEVQGGSSFPGNLALGAVDDTTLTREVARELGRRLAECGVNLNWAPSADVNSNPDNPVIGVRSFGADTALAARHTAAYVEGLQAAGVAACTKHFPGHGDTNVDSHHALPRIDVDLDTLQARELFPFKAAIEAGTKAVMSAHILVPALDPTRPATLSPQILTGLLRKELGYEGLIVTDGMEMNAIAGTYGIERGSVLAIAAGADAICVGGGLADEATVLRLRDALVAAVREGALPEERLADAAARVRALAEWTRRVRPDAPAEGGASGIGLTAARRALVVSGRAAPVVAPYVATLAPVANIAVGHETPWGVAAELAALVPGTEAGVYPAGAAAADILAAAGERTVVAVVRDAHRHPWMTEALDALVTARPDTVVVEMGVPRAEPRGALYVATHGASRVCGRAAAEVIAGARAS from the coding sequence ATGACTGTCCTTGCGCACCGCACGGATACGTTGACCCGCGACGCGCTCGCGGTCCTCCAGCCCGGCTTCGAGGGCACCACCGCCCCCGCCTGGCTGCTGCGCCGGGTCGGCGAGGGCCTCACCGCCGTCGGCCTCTTCGGCCGCAACATCGCCTCCGCCGAGCAACTCGCCGCGCTCACCGAACGGCTGCGCCGCGAGCGCGACGACGTCCTCGTCGCCATCGACGAGGAGGGCGGCGACGTCACCCGCCTGGAGGTCCAGGGCGGTTCCTCCTTCCCCGGCAACCTGGCCCTCGGCGCCGTCGACGACACGACGCTGACCCGCGAGGTCGCCCGCGAGCTGGGCCGGCGCCTGGCCGAATGCGGCGTGAACCTCAACTGGGCCCCGTCCGCGGACGTCAACTCCAACCCGGACAACCCGGTCATCGGCGTACGGTCCTTCGGCGCCGACACCGCACTCGCCGCCCGGCACACCGCCGCCTACGTGGAGGGCCTCCAGGCCGCCGGCGTCGCCGCCTGCACCAAGCACTTCCCGGGCCACGGCGACACCAACGTCGACTCGCACCACGCGCTGCCCCGCATCGACGTGGACCTCGACACCCTCCAGGCCCGCGAGCTGTTCCCGTTCAAGGCGGCCATCGAGGCCGGCACCAAGGCCGTCATGAGCGCCCACATCCTGGTGCCCGCCCTCGACCCGACCCGCCCGGCCACGCTCAGCCCGCAGATCCTGACCGGTCTGCTGCGCAAGGAGCTCGGCTACGAGGGCCTCATCGTCACCGACGGCATGGAGATGAACGCCATCGCCGGGACGTACGGCATCGAGCGCGGCTCGGTGCTCGCCATCGCGGCCGGCGCCGACGCCATCTGCGTCGGCGGCGGCCTCGCCGACGAGGCGACCGTGCTGCGTCTGCGCGACGCGCTGGTCGCCGCCGTACGCGAGGGCGCGCTCCCCGAGGAGCGGCTCGCCGACGCCGCCGCCCGGGTGCGCGCCCTCGCCGAGTGGACCCGCCGGGTCCGACCGGACGCGCCGGCGGAGGGCGGCGCGTCCGGCATCGGCCTGACGGCGGCCCGCCGCGCGCTGGTCGTCTCGGGGCGGGCGGCTCCCGTCGTCGCCCCGTACGTCGCCACGCTCGCGCCCGTCGCGAACATCGCGGTCGGCCACGAGACCCCGTGGGGCGTCGCGGCCGAGCTGGCCGCGCTGGTGCCCGGCACCGAGGCGGGCGTCTACCCCGCCGGGGCGGCGGCCGCGGACATCCTCGCGGCGGCGGGGGAGCGTACCGTCGTCGCGGTCGTGCGCGACGCGCACCGGCACCCGTGGATGACCGAGGCCCTGGACGCGCTGGTGACGGCGCGGCCGGACACGGTGGTCGTGGAGATGGGCGTACCGCGCGCCGAGCCGCGCGGGGCGCTGTACGTCGCCACGCACGGCGCCTCCCGCGTCTGCGGGCGGGCCGCCGCCGAGGTCATCGCCGGCGCGCGGGCCTCGTAG
- a CDS encoding GntR family transcriptional regulator — protein sequence MSTEGATTEPEGGAATRTARVPKYYRLKRHLLDMTETLPPGTPVPPERTLAAEFDTSRTTVRQALQELVVEGRLERIQGKGTFVAKPKVSQPLQLSSYTEDMRAQGLEPTSQLLDIGYVTADDTLAGLLKIATGGRVLRIERLRLASGEPMAIETTHLSAKRFPALRRSLVKYTSLYTALAEVYDVRLAEAEETIETSLATPREAGLLGTDVGLPMLMLSRHSLDADGEPVEWVRSVYRGDRYKFVARLQRPAP from the coding sequence ATGTCCACCGAAGGGGCGACCACGGAGCCGGAAGGCGGGGCAGCCACTCGAACGGCGCGTGTGCCCAAGTACTACCGACTCAAGCGGCACTTGCTCGACATGACCGAAACGCTCCCCCCGGGCACCCCCGTTCCCCCGGAACGCACCCTGGCGGCCGAGTTCGACACCTCCCGGACCACCGTCCGCCAGGCCCTCCAGGAGCTGGTCGTCGAGGGCCGGCTGGAACGCATCCAGGGCAAGGGCACCTTCGTCGCCAAGCCCAAGGTCTCCCAGCCGCTCCAACTCTCCTCGTACACGGAGGACATGCGCGCCCAGGGCCTGGAGCCGACCTCCCAGCTCCTCGACATCGGCTACGTGACGGCCGACGACACCCTCGCCGGACTCCTGAAGATCGCCACCGGCGGACGGGTCCTGCGCATCGAGCGGCTGCGCCTGGCAAGCGGCGAGCCGATGGCCATCGAGACCACGCACCTGTCCGCCAAGCGCTTCCCCGCGCTGCGCCGTTCGCTGGTCAAGTACACGTCCCTCTACACCGCCCTCGCCGAGGTGTACGACGTACGGCTCGCCGAGGCCGAGGAGACCATCGAGACCTCGCTGGCCACCCCGCGCGAGGCGGGGCTCCTGGGCACCGACGTCGGCCTGCCGATGCTGATGCTCTCGCGCCACTCGCTCGACGCCGACGGCGAACCGGTCGAATGGGTACGTTCGGTGTACCGCGGCGACCGTTACAAATTCGTGGCCCGGCTGCAGCGACCCGCTCCGTAA
- a CDS encoding extracellular solute-binding protein, which translates to MKRKLIAAVGVVGMMVGVAACGNGGDDKAKADASGGAAKEITVWVMDGSAPKAWIDEVNKQFSAKHPGVTVKVEEQKWTGIQEKVTTALSENNPPDVLELGNTQTVGYAVTGGLADLSGDKAKLGADAWSKGMTASAEVDGKLYAAPWYAANRVVVYDKKAYEKAGVTPPKTRDEWVAGLEKLKASDPSAQPIYLPGQSWYILAGFIWDEGGDLAVKDGGKWKGQLATPQAASAMDFYKKLQSFSTAPKDKDEATPQQSTDIIPKGGVSSWIGLGWEAQGALKALKDAGKEGDFGYFPIPGKTADKPGSVFLGGSNLAVAERSKNKALAKEWLALAAGKEQMTKYAAATEGALLPNQAAANFAAAQGSFAESMAKAALSGKITPVTAGWANVETEPNPIKEFMTKVLKGEDAAKAGAEADKEIANRINK; encoded by the coding sequence GTGAAGCGCAAGCTCATTGCGGCGGTCGGTGTCGTGGGCATGATGGTCGGTGTCGCGGCATGCGGCAACGGCGGCGACGACAAGGCGAAGGCCGACGCGTCGGGTGGCGCGGCCAAGGAGATCACCGTCTGGGTGATGGACGGCTCCGCCCCGAAGGCGTGGATCGACGAGGTCAACAAGCAGTTCTCGGCCAAGCACCCCGGTGTGACGGTCAAGGTCGAGGAGCAGAAGTGGACCGGCATCCAGGAGAAGGTCACCACCGCCCTCTCGGAGAACAACCCGCCGGACGTCCTTGAGCTCGGCAACACCCAGACCGTCGGCTACGCGGTCACCGGTGGCCTCGCCGACCTCTCCGGCGACAAGGCCAAGCTCGGCGCCGACGCCTGGTCGAAGGGCATGACCGCCTCCGCCGAGGTCGACGGCAAGCTGTACGCCGCCCCGTGGTACGCCGCCAACCGCGTCGTCGTCTACGACAAGAAGGCCTACGAGAAGGCCGGCGTCACCCCGCCGAAGACCCGTGACGAGTGGGTGGCCGGCCTGGAGAAGCTGAAGGCCTCCGACCCCTCCGCCCAGCCGATCTACCTCCCCGGCCAGAGCTGGTACATCCTCGCCGGCTTCATCTGGGACGAGGGCGGCGACCTCGCCGTCAAGGACGGCGGCAAGTGGAAGGGCCAGCTGGCCACCCCGCAGGCCGCCTCCGCGATGGACTTCTACAAGAAGCTCCAGTCCTTCTCCACGGCCCCCAAGGACAAGGACGAGGCCACCCCGCAGCAGTCCACCGACATCATCCCCAAGGGTGGCGTCTCCTCCTGGATCGGTCTCGGCTGGGAGGCCCAGGGCGCGCTGAAGGCCCTGAAGGACGCGGGCAAGGAAGGCGACTTCGGCTACTTCCCGATCCCGGGCAAGACCGCCGACAAGCCGGGCTCCGTCTTCCTCGGCGGCTCGAACCTCGCCGTGGCCGAGCGCTCCAAGAACAAGGCGCTCGCCAAGGAGTGGCTGGCCCTCGCCGCCGGCAAGGAGCAGATGACCAAGTACGCCGCCGCCACCGAGGGCGCGCTGCTCCCGAACCAGGCCGCCGCGAACTTCGCCGCCGCCCAGGGCTCCTTCGCCGAGTCGATGGCCAAGGCCGCCCTCTCCGGCAAGATCACGCCGGTCACCGCCGGCTGGGCGAACGTCGAGACCGAGCCGAACCCCATCAAGGAGTTCATGACCAAGGTCCTGAAGGGTGAGGACGCCGCCAAGGCGGGTGCGGAAGCGGACAAGGAAATCGCGAACCGCATCAACAAGTAG
- a CDS encoding carbon starvation CstA family protein — MAEPEATGTDRAPTSTAGRLTPQSIAIWVLVALVGAIGWGVLALSRGEEISAAWLLAAALGSYAIGYRFYARFIAHRVLKVDKTRATPAERLDNGVDFHPTDRRVLFGHHFAAVAGAGPLVGPVLAAQMGYLPGTIWIVAGVIFAGAVQDMVTLFFSTRRDGRSLGQMARDEIGPVGGAAALVAVFAIMIILLAVLALVIVNALAHSPWGVFSIGMTIPIALFMGVYLRVLRPGRVTEVSVIGVALLLLAIVAGGWVAESSWADTFTLEKETLVIWMIVYGFVASVLPVWLLLAPRDYLSTFMKIGTIALMAIGVVVAMPTLKMPAVTDFAARGDGPVFAGSMFPFVFITIACGALSGFHSLVSSGTTPKMIQKETQVRVIGYGAMLTESFVAIMAVIAASIIEPGLFFAVNSPGGVIGTTVQTASTAVTNFGFAISPEALAQAAKDVEEASLLSRTGGAPTFALGMAEIFSAVIGGAGMKAFWYHFAIMFEALFILTTVDAGTRVGRFMLQDTLGNVHKSFKDVSWKPGVWFASAIVVGGWGYFLWVGVKDPLGGINQLFPLFGIANQLLAAVALAVCTTLLVKSGRLKWAWVTGVPLAWDVAVTLTASYQKIFSDDVKVGFFAQRDKYQGGIDDGKVLPPAKTMDEMHTVVTNATVDGVLSVLFAVLIVIVLLDAARTCFKAISDPASVRLSEVPWTESKIVAPAGLIATAEEKAELAAAGLDGGGGRVKEPVA, encoded by the coding sequence ATGGCCGAACCGGAAGCAACAGGGACAGATCGGGCACCAACATCGACTGCGGGGCGGCTCACCCCGCAGTCGATCGCCATATGGGTGCTCGTCGCGCTCGTCGGGGCCATCGGCTGGGGCGTGCTCGCGCTCTCGCGGGGCGAGGAGATCTCGGCCGCCTGGCTGCTCGCGGCCGCGCTGGGCTCGTACGCCATCGGCTACCGCTTCTACGCCCGCTTCATCGCCCACCGCGTCCTGAAGGTGGACAAGACGCGGGCCACCCCCGCCGAACGCCTTGACAACGGTGTCGACTTCCACCCGACCGACCGGCGCGTGCTCTTCGGCCACCACTTCGCCGCCGTCGCCGGCGCGGGCCCCCTGGTCGGCCCCGTCCTCGCCGCGCAGATGGGCTACCTGCCGGGCACCATCTGGATCGTCGCGGGCGTGATCTTCGCCGGCGCCGTCCAGGACATGGTGACCCTGTTCTTCTCCACCCGCCGCGACGGACGCTCCCTCGGCCAGATGGCCCGGGACGAGATCGGGCCCGTCGGCGGAGCCGCCGCCCTCGTCGCCGTGTTCGCCATCATGATCATCCTGCTGGCGGTGCTCGCGCTGGTCATCGTCAACGCCCTGGCGCACTCCCCCTGGGGTGTCTTCTCCATCGGCATGACCATCCCGATCGCCCTCTTCATGGGCGTATACCTGCGCGTCCTGCGGCCCGGCCGGGTCACCGAGGTCTCGGTCATCGGCGTCGCGCTGCTGCTCCTGGCCATCGTCGCGGGCGGCTGGGTCGCCGAATCCTCCTGGGCGGACACCTTCACCCTGGAGAAGGAGACGCTGGTCATCTGGATGATCGTGTACGGGTTCGTCGCCTCGGTGCTGCCGGTGTGGCTGCTCCTCGCGCCCCGCGACTACCTGTCCACCTTCATGAAGATCGGCACCATCGCCCTCATGGCGATCGGCGTGGTCGTCGCGATGCCGACGCTGAAGATGCCCGCCGTCACCGACTTCGCCGCGCGCGGCGACGGCCCGGTCTTCGCCGGGTCGATGTTCCCCTTCGTCTTCATCACCATCGCCTGTGGCGCCCTGTCGGGCTTCCACTCGCTGGTCTCCTCGGGCACCACCCCGAAGATGATCCAGAAGGAGACCCAGGTCCGGGTCATCGGCTACGGCGCCATGCTCACCGAGTCCTTCGTCGCCATCATGGCGGTGATCGCCGCGAGCATCATCGAGCCCGGCCTCTTCTTCGCCGTCAACTCCCCGGGCGGGGTGATCGGCACCACGGTCCAGACCGCCTCGACGGCGGTGACCAACTTCGGCTTCGCCATCTCCCCGGAGGCCCTCGCGCAGGCCGCGAAGGACGTCGAGGAAGCGAGCCTGCTGTCCCGCACCGGCGGTGCGCCGACGTTCGCACTCGGGATGGCGGAGATCTTCTCCGCCGTCATCGGCGGCGCCGGCATGAAGGCCTTCTGGTATCACTTCGCCATCATGTTCGAGGCCCTCTTCATCCTGACCACGGTGGACGCCGGCACCCGCGTCGGCCGGTTCATGCTCCAGGACACCCTCGGCAACGTGCACAAGTCCTTCAAGGACGTCAGCTGGAAACCCGGCGTCTGGTTCGCCAGCGCGATCGTCGTCGGCGGCTGGGGCTACTTCCTGTGGGTCGGCGTGAAGGACCCGCTGGGCGGCATCAACCAGCTCTTCCCCCTGTTCGGCATCGCGAACCAGCTGCTCGCCGCGGTGGCCCTGGCCGTCTGCACGACCCTGCTCGTCAAGTCCGGACGGCTCAAGTGGGCCTGGGTCACGGGCGTCCCGCTGGCCTGGGACGTCGCCGTCACCCTCACCGCCAGCTACCAGAAGATCTTCTCGGACGACGTGAAGGTCGGCTTCTTCGCGCAGCGCGACAAGTACCAGGGCGGCATCGACGACGGGAAGGTGCTGCCGCCGGCCAAGACCATGGACGAGATGCACACCGTGGTCACCAACGCCACGGTCGACGGCGTCCTGTCGGTGCTGTTCGCCGTGCTGATCGTCATCGTGCTGCTGGACGCCGCCCGCACCTGCTTCAAGGCCATCTCCGACCCGGCGTCGGTACGCCTGTCCGAGGTCCCGTGGACCGAGTCGAAGATCGTCGCTCCGGCCGGACTGATCGCCACCGCCGAGGAGAAGGCCGAGCTCGCGGCCGCCGGCCTCGACGGGGGCGGCGGTCGCGTCAAGGAGCCGGTCGCGTGA